The following proteins are encoded in a genomic region of Campylobacter sp. MIT 12-8780:
- a CDS encoding autotransporter outer membrane beta-barrel domain-containing protein produces the protein MQTLANDESIKNFFVVSSYDSNKLEEIINDTDEGIQSNYLKQPYIMLDAMKSKELLSPYTSEDKFDISAFASGYLGEGSGGMGGLRLNQTKHFNEHILRFEANYAYGSIKKDDEYHKASSNSHMFQLGTAQLYALGGDYELDIKAYASMGKFDTQRQIYFPNFDLNSKGKYDFYQLNGEASLGYRINQDYFTLKPFIGLSHSYNIRTKVEETGDALALNSANHKAYNLDLLLGFEAQSFFVNNAYSSLKLGYEKVLYNSHKNTIFRTQTGAKLKYEEPYKQRLGISLGGYFYIANNAKMGFEGFYKTAFDDKMDYFGANIIAKYEF, from the coding sequence GTGCAAACTCTAGCTAACGATGAAAGTATCAAAAACTTTTTTGTCGTAAGTTCTTATGATAGCAACAAACTTGAAGAGATTATCAATGATACTGATGAGGGCATACAAAGCAACTATCTTAAACAACCTTATATTATGCTTGATGCGATGAAGAGCAAGGAACTCTTAAGCCCTTATACAAGTGAAGATAAATTTGATATTTCTGCTTTTGCTTCTGGATATTTGGGCGAAGGAAGTGGAGGTATGGGCGGATTGCGTCTTAATCAAACAAAGCATTTTAACGAGCATATATTGCGGTTTGAAGCAAATTATGCTTATGGTAGCATTAAAAAAGATGATGAATACCACAAAGCAAGTTCAAACTCACATATGTTTCAACTTGGCACAGCACAGCTTTATGCACTTGGGGGCGATTATGAACTTGATATAAAAGCTTATGCTTCTATGGGTAAATTTGATACGCAAAGACAGATTTATTTTCCAAATTTTGATCTTAATTCAAAAGGCAAGTATGATTTTTATCAGCTAAATGGCGAAGCAAGTTTGGGCTATAGAATCAATCAGGATTATTTTACTTTAAAGCCTTTCATCGGTTTATCACACTCTTATAATATACGCACAAAGGTTGAAGAAACAGGCGATGCACTAGCTCTTAACTCGGCAAATCACAAAGCTTATAATCTTGACTTGCTTCTTGGTTTTGAAGCTCAAAGCTTTTTTGTAAATAATGCGTATTCAAGCCTTAAGCTTGGTTATGAAAAGGTGCTTTATAATAGCCATAAAAACACCATTTTTCGCACTCAAACAGGAGCAAAGCTCAAATACGAAGAGCCCTACAAGCAAAGACTTGGCATAAGCTTGGGCGGATATTTTTATATAGCTAATAACGCAAAAATGGGTTTTGAAGGCTTTTACAAAACAGCCTTTGATGATAAGATGGATTATTTTGGAGCAAATATTATCGCTAAGTATGAGTTTTGA
- the fumC gene encoding class II fumarate hydratase: MSFRIEKDTMGEVKVPDEKYWGAQTERSLENFRIGIEKMPKVLIYAFANLKKAAAIVNNRLKNGLDDERKEAIVKACDEVIAGKFDDNFPLAIWQTGSGTQSNMNVNEVIANRATEILGKDFRKEKFVHPNDHVNRGQSSNDTFPTAMSIAAVQQVEQKLLPALDTLTATLKKKVEEFKDIIKSGRTHLQDATPLTLGQEFSGYLSMLEHSKEQILASLPTLRELAIGGTAVGTGLNAPAHFSEEVSKELTKLVGVELKASPNKFHALTSHDAMVFTHGAMKGLAANLMKIANDIRWLASGPRCGLGELNIPENEPGSSIMPGKVNPTQCEAVTMVAVQVMGNDAAIGFAASQGNFELNVFKPVIIYNFLQSLDLLADSMLSFNEHCAVGISANKEKIDYYLHNSLMLVTALNPHIGYENAAKIAKNAHKKGISLKESALELKLVSEADYDKFVVPKDMIHPLGK, encoded by the coding sequence ATGAGCTTTAGGATAGAAAAAGACACTATGGGTGAGGTTAAAGTGCCTGATGAGAAGTATTGGGGCGCACAAACTGAGAGGAGTTTAGAAAATTTCCGCATAGGTATAGAAAAAATGCCAAAAGTTTTAATTTATGCTTTTGCTAATCTCAAAAAAGCAGCAGCTATAGTTAACAACCGCTTGAAAAATGGGCTTGATGATGAAAGAAAAGAAGCCATTGTTAAGGCTTGCGATGAGGTGATAGCGGGTAAGTTTGATGATAATTTTCCACTGGCTATTTGGCAAACAGGTTCAGGCACACAAAGCAATATGAATGTCAATGAAGTCATCGCAAACCGCGCAACTGAAATACTTGGCAAAGATTTTCGTAAAGAAAAATTCGTCCATCCAAACGATCATGTCAATCGCGGGCAAAGCTCAAATGACACCTTTCCAACAGCTATGAGTATAGCAGCAGTCCAGCAAGTAGAACAAAAGCTTTTACCAGCTCTTGATACCCTAACAGCAACTTTAAAGAAAAAGGTTGAGGAATTTAAAGATATCATTAAAAGCGGACGCACACATTTGCAAGATGCTACGCCTTTAACCTTAGGACAAGAATTTAGCGGTTATCTTTCTATGCTAGAGCATTCTAAAGAACAAATTCTAGCCTCACTTCCTACTTTAAGAGAGCTTGCTATCGGTGGCACTGCGGTTGGCACAGGGCTTAATGCACCGGCTCATTTTAGTGAAGAAGTAAGCAAAGAACTGACTAAACTTGTAGGGGTCGAGCTTAAAGCCAGTCCAAATAAATTCCACGCTCTAACAAGCCATGATGCCATGGTTTTTACACACGGAGCGATGAAAGGCTTGGCTGCAAATTTAATGAAAATCGCAAATGATATAAGGTGGCTCGCTAGTGGTCCAAGATGTGGGCTTGGTGAGCTTAATATCCCAGAAAATGAACCGGGTAGCTCTATAATGCCGGGCAAGGTTAATCCTACGCAGTGTGAGGCTGTAACCATGGTCGCCGTGCAAGTAATGGGAAATGACGCAGCTATAGGCTTTGCCGCTTCTCAAGGAAATTTTGAGCTTAATGTTTTTAAGCCTGTTATCATTTATAATTTCTTGCAAAGTCTTGATTTACTTGCTGATTCTATGCTAAGTTTTAACGAGCATTGTGCTGTTGGCATTAGTGCAAATAAAGAAAAAATTGATTACTATCTACACAATTCTTTAATGCTAGTTACCGCGCTTAATCCTCACATAGGCTATGAAAATGCAGCTAAAATAGCTAAAAACGCCCACAAAAAAGGCATATCACTTAAAGAAAGTGCTTTAGAGCTTAAGCTTGTAAGCGAGGCTGATTATGATAAATTTGTGGTGCCAAAGGATATGATTCATCCTTTAGGCAAGTAA
- a CDS encoding ribonuclease HII: MNHKKLIGIDEAGRGALAGPLFMAACLLNKNIAGLKDSKALSATQRKKLFTLIKENSSFLILAFSNKQIDEKGLSYCLQTGLKIILRHFSSMQNTEFLFDGNTNFKVQGIKTLIKADTLVPEVSAASILAKVSRDEVMIHLDSKYKNYGFKQHKGYASKAHIEALRVCKESEIHRSSFKLKCFESSLFD, translated from the coding sequence ATGAATCACAAAAAGCTTATAGGTATAGATGAAGCAGGTAGAGGTGCTTTGGCTGGTCCTCTTTTTATGGCGGCTTGTTTGCTTAATAAAAATATCGCTGGCTTAAAAGACTCAAAAGCCTTAAGCGCCACACAAAGAAAAAAACTTTTTACACTTATCAAAGAAAACTCAAGCTTTTTAATCCTTGCATTTTCAAACAAGCAAATCGATGAAAAAGGCTTATCTTACTGCCTTCAAACAGGCTTAAAAATCATACTTAGGCATTTTTCGTCTATGCAAAATACTGAGTTTTTGTTTGATGGCAATACAAATTTTAAAGTCCAAGGCATAAAAACACTTATAAAAGCTGATACCTTAGTGCCAGAAGTTTCAGCTGCAAGCATACTTGCTAAAGTAAGCAGAGATGAAGTGATGATACACTTAGACTCAAAGTATAAAAACTACGGATTCAAACAACACAAAGGTTACGCAAGCAAAGCTCACATAGAAGCTTTACGCGTATGCAAAGAAAGTGAAATTCATCGATCGAGTTTTAAGCTGAAGTGCTTTGAGAGCTCTTTGTTTGATTAA
- the dmeF gene encoding CDF family Co(II)/Ni(II) efflux transporter DmeF codes for MNTSSLHGKTCFYSPSSSNEKAQKRIFYAFVFTLITMVVEIIAGSFFNSIALLADGWHMSSHAVALGLALLGYFFAKRYATDRRFNFGTYKVEILTAYTSALFLLAVAFFMVYESIHRFLNPEDIAYTEAIIVAFLGLFVNAVCVWLLKDDGGVCGHNHNHDMHDHSEHENCTHSHTEQKVQIEGKDHSKDLNLKAAYVHILADALTSILAIIALLGGLFLGWWWLDATMGLVGATLVFIWSIGLIKDSGKILLDITMDEPVLSEVLALSKEFGEIEDLHLLKIDKDHYACILSLKSQQNLAQIKSKLQTCKALAHISVEISS; via the coding sequence ATGAATACTTCTTCTTTGCATGGAAAAACTTGCTTTTATAGCCCTAGTAGTTCAAATGAAAAAGCACAAAAACGCATTTTTTATGCTTTTGTTTTTACTCTTATTACTATGGTTGTTGAGATTATCGCTGGAAGTTTTTTTAATTCTATAGCCTTGCTTGCTGATGGGTGGCATATGAGTTCTCATGCTGTGGCACTTGGCTTGGCTTTGCTTGGGTATTTTTTCGCTAAACGTTATGCTACAGATCGTCGTTTTAATTTTGGCACTTATAAAGTCGAGATACTCACAGCTTATACAAGTGCGTTATTTTTACTTGCAGTAGCTTTTTTTATGGTGTATGAGTCTATCCATCGTTTTTTAAATCCTGAAGATATAGCTTATACAGAAGCTATCATTGTAGCTTTTTTAGGGCTTTTTGTTAATGCTGTTTGTGTGTGGCTCTTAAAAGATGATGGCGGTGTTTGCGGGCATAATCATAACCACGATATGCACGATCATAGCGAGCATGAAAATTGCACACATTCGCACACAGAGCAAAAAGTGCAAATTGAGGGGAAGGATCATTCTAAAGACTTGAATTTAAAAGCAGCGTATGTGCATATTTTAGCTGATGCTTTAACCTCTATACTTGCGATTATCGCTCTTTTAGGCGGCTTGTTCTTGGGCTGGTGGTGGCTTGATGCAACTATGGGTTTAGTGGGAGCAACTCTTGTTTTTATCTGGTCTATAGGACTTATAAAAGATAGCGGAAAAATTCTACTTGATATTACTATGGACGAACCTGTTTTGAGTGAAGTTTTGGCTTTGAGTAAAGAATTTGGTGAGATTGAGGATTTGCATTTGCTTAAAATCGATAAGGATCATTATGCTTGTATTTTAAGTTTAAAAAGTCAGCAAAACTTAGCTCAAATCAAGTCAAAATTACAAACTTGCAAGGCTTTAGCACACATATCAGTTGAAATTTCAAGCTAG
- a CDS encoding metal/formaldehyde-sensitive transcriptional repressor translates to MAHTIAHKSKLLTRLKKIKGQINALEKALETENECFKILQQIAAARGAMNALLNEVLQEHIKEHLLDANTKARRQEEIDNLLMILKSYFR, encoded by the coding sequence ATGGCACACACCATAGCTCATAAAAGCAAACTCTTAACAAGACTCAAAAAGATAAAAGGACAGATCAATGCCCTAGAAAAAGCTTTAGAAACTGAAAATGAATGCTTTAAGATACTCCAGCAAATCGCTGCTGCAAGAGGAGCGATGAATGCTTTGCTTAATGAAGTCTTGCAAGAACATATCAAAGAACATTTACTTGACGCAAATACAAAAGCAAGAAGACAAGAAGAAATTGACAATCTTTTGATGATACTTAAAAGCTATTTTCGCTAA
- a CDS encoding L-lactate permease: MYQQIFDPLGNIWLSALMAFIPILCFLLCLLVFKLKGYQAGFATVIVATLVAYFTYGMPFSLIGASFVQGFAQGMWPIAWIIVAAIFLYKLSVKSGSFEVIKQSVMTITPDHRIQVILIGFCFGSFLEGAIGFGGPVAITAALLVGLGLRPLYAAGLCLIANTAPVAFGAVGIPIIAMANLVGVEQHAVSAMVGRMLVPLSLTVPFFIVFLMDGFKGVKETFPAILVAAVSFTATQFISSNYLGAELPDIVSAVVSLACTTIFLKFWSPKNIFRLDDLKDFSNHEQLEFGKVFKAWLPFILLILCIIIWTQPWFKALFVKGEVFDYTQVTMAFNNIEGSITDPDGKAIGLNLPINFIALQAGTAILVAAFLTIIFLRIKSNVVEEAFGDTLKEMAMPCITIGLVVAFAFIAKNSGMSATLGTAFAQTGDAFAFFSPVIGWIGVFLTGSDTSANLLFGPLQQVSATALGIKEALFLAANSVGGVVGKMISPQSIAIACAAVGLAGKESDLFKFTLKYSVGFIILIGIWTCIIAFFLNGIIPDVVYIQK, from the coding sequence ATGTATCAGCAAATTTTTGATCCATTAGGTAACATTTGGTTAAGCGCATTGATGGCTTTTATCCCTATCCTGTGCTTTTTGCTTTGTTTGCTTGTATTCAAGCTTAAGGGTTATCAAGCCGGCTTTGCTACCGTTATCGTAGCAACTTTGGTGGCATATTTTACTTATGGTATGCCTTTTTCACTCATTGGTGCAAGTTTTGTGCAAGGTTTTGCTCAAGGTATGTGGCCTATCGCTTGGATTATCGTTGCTGCGATCTTTCTTTATAAGCTTTCAGTTAAAAGTGGTTCTTTTGAAGTCATCAAACAAAGCGTTATGACAATCACGCCTGATCATAGAATTCAAGTTATTCTCATCGGCTTTTGTTTTGGTTCTTTCTTAGAAGGAGCGATTGGTTTTGGTGGTCCAGTAGCCATTACTGCGGCACTTTTAGTAGGCTTAGGACTTCGCCCACTTTATGCAGCTGGACTTTGTCTTATCGCAAATACAGCTCCTGTTGCTTTTGGCGCAGTTGGAATTCCTATCATCGCTATGGCAAATTTAGTTGGGGTTGAACAGCACGCTGTTTCTGCTATGGTAGGTCGTATGCTTGTGCCACTTAGCCTTACTGTGCCTTTTTTCATCGTCTTTTTAATGGACGGCTTTAAAGGTGTAAAAGAAACTTTTCCGGCTATCTTAGTTGCCGCAGTAAGCTTTACAGCAACTCAATTTATAAGCTCAAATTATCTTGGTGCAGAGCTTCCAGATATCGTTTCAGCTGTCGTTTCACTTGCTTGTACGACTATCTTTTTGAAATTTTGGTCGCCTAAAAATATCTTTAGACTTGATGATTTAAAGGACTTTTCAAACCACGAGCAACTTGAATTTGGCAAGGTATTTAAAGCTTGGCTTCCATTTATCTTGCTTATCCTTTGTATCATCATTTGGACTCAACCTTGGTTTAAGGCTTTATTTGTTAAAGGAGAAGTGTTTGATTATACTCAAGTCACTATGGCATTTAATAATATAGAAGGCAGCATAACTGATCCAGATGGTAAGGCTATAGGCTTAAATTTACCGATAAACTTTATCGCTTTACAAGCTGGAACGGCTATCTTAGTCGCAGCATTTTTAACAATCATCTTTTTAAGGATCAAATCAAATGTCGTTGAAGAAGCGTTTGGAGACACTTTAAAAGAAATGGCTATGCCTTGTATCACTATAGGACTTGTGGTTGCCTTTGCATTTATCGCTAAAAACTCTGGTATGAGCGCAACTCTAGGAACAGCATTTGCACAAACTGGCGATGCCTTTGCTTTCTTTAGTCCGGTTATTGGCTGGATAGGCGTGTTCTTAACAGGCTCTGATACAAGCGCAAACTTACTTTTTGGACCATTACAACAAGTTTCAGCTACTGCACTTGGGATAAAAGAAGCTCTTTTCTTAGCAGCAAACTCAGTTGGTGGTGTTGTTGGTAAGATGATTAGCCCTCAAAGTATAGCTATAGCTTGCGCTGCGGTTGGTTTAGCTGGTAAAGAATCAGACTTATTTAAATTTACGCTTAAATATTCTGTTGGCTTTATCATCTTAATAGGTATTTGGACTTGCATCATCGCATTTTTCCTTAATGGAATAATCCCTGATGTTGTTTATATACAAAAATAA
- a CDS encoding (Fe-S)-binding protein has protein sequence MLNKVYFYATCLGTAAMQEMVLNAIKLLRKEGVEVIFKKNQTCCGQPSFNSGYFNESKEVALYNTRLFEKDYPIIVPSGSCAGMMSHDYIELFKEDKRLDEIKHFSSKVIELSQYLDQVLNVNYEDKGEPIKVTWHSNCHALRVQKSITSSKNLIKRLKNVELIELEYEQECCGFGGTFSVKEPEISNAMARAKVNDIQNTGAKYIISGDGGCLLNIKGTMSRMGLDIKGFHLYDFLLKRLEGAKL, from the coding sequence ATTTTGAATAAAGTGTATTTTTACGCAACTTGCTTAGGCACTGCTGCCATGCAAGAAATGGTGCTTAATGCGATTAAACTCCTTCGTAAAGAAGGCGTAGAGGTGATTTTTAAGAAAAATCAAACCTGCTGTGGGCAGCCGAGTTTTAATTCAGGTTATTTTAACGAAAGCAAAGAAGTGGCTTTGTATAACACTCGACTTTTTGAAAAAGACTATCCTATCATCGTACCAAGCGGTTCTTGTGCAGGTATGATGAGTCATGATTATATAGAACTTTTCAAAGAGGATAAAAGACTTGATGAGATCAAACATTTTAGCTCAAAAGTAATCGAGCTTTCTCAATACCTCGATCAAGTTTTAAATGTAAATTATGAAGACAAAGGTGAGCCTATAAAAGTAACTTGGCATTCAAACTGCCATGCTTTAAGAGTGCAAAAAAGCATTACCTCAAGTAAAAATCTTATCAAAAGGCTTAAAAATGTCGAGCTAATCGAGCTTGAATACGAGCAAGAATGCTGTGGTTTTGGTGGAACTTTTTCTGTAAAAGAACCAGAAATTTCAAACGCAATGGCAAGAGCAAAGGTAAATGATATACAAAATACCGGAGCAAAATACATTATCAGCGGTGATGGTGGTTGCTTGCTTAATATCAAAGGCACGATGAGTAGAATGGGGCTTGATATAAAAGGCTTTCATTTATATGACTTTTTACTTAAAAGACTTGAAGGAGCAAAACTATGA
- a CDS encoding LutB/LldF family L-lactate oxidation iron-sulfur protein, translating into MSAEHKLPHEVAVHENLSNEQMRTNLTTAMHILQKNRLKVIDDRFEDWQGLRARARQAKNNALMSLDERLLEFEKNATKNGMHVHWASSDTDACEIIYQIMMEKKANKILKGKSMASEEIGLNHYLEKKGLKAVESDLGELVLQLDEDTPVHIVVPAIHRNRYQIGQTFKDKLGASLESEPEKLNAIAREHLRNQFEDLKIGLSGVNFAMSEQGAIWLIENEGNGRMCTTASDIHIALCGIEKVMQSFEDAATMVHLLTPSATGQFIPTYNNIITGPRKNGDLDGPREVHIVLFDHNRTRMLANKNYYEALRCIRCGACMNFCPVYDKIGGHTYQTTYPGPIGEVISPNLFGIDKTGDILSFCSLCGRCSEVCPVKIPLANLIRTLRSDKAGQGEQKLLGDENMHHNKAEAFAMRNFQMAATNGGLWRFSLGNAHYFNWAVQGLKSALPVIKKWSEFKDLPSIKVDLYKEVQKLEGVSYE; encoded by the coding sequence ATGAGTGCAGAACACAAATTACCGCACGAAGTTGCTGTTCATGAAAATCTCAGCAATGAACAAATGAGAACAAATTTAACCACTGCAATGCATATCTTACAAAAAAATCGTCTTAAGGTTATTGATGATAGGTTTGAGGATTGGCAAGGCTTAAGAGCAAGGGCAAGACAGGCTAAAAATAACGCCTTAATGAGTCTTGATGAACGTTTGCTTGAATTTGAAAAAAATGCTACAAAAAATGGTATGCACGTGCATTGGGCAAGCTCTGATACTGATGCTTGTGAGATTATTTATCAAATTATGATGGAGAAAAAAGCAAATAAAATCCTCAAAGGCAAATCCATGGCAAGCGAGGAGATAGGCTTAAATCACTACCTTGAAAAAAAGGGCTTAAAAGCTGTTGAAAGCGATCTTGGCGAGCTTGTTTTGCAGCTTGATGAAGATACGCCAGTGCATATTGTCGTGCCAGCTATTCATAGAAATCGCTATCAAATCGGACAAACCTTTAAAGATAAACTTGGTGCAAGCCTTGAAAGCGAACCAGAAAAGCTTAATGCCATAGCTAGAGAGCATTTAAGAAATCAATTTGAAGATTTAAAAATAGGCTTAAGTGGTGTAAATTTTGCGATGTCAGAGCAAGGTGCAATTTGGCTTATAGAAAATGAAGGCAATGGCAGAATGTGCACCACCGCTTCAGACATACATATCGCTCTTTGTGGTATAGAAAAAGTGATGCAAAGCTTTGAGGATGCGGCAACTATGGTGCATTTGCTTACCCCTTCAGCAACAGGACAATTTATCCCAACTTATAACAATATCATTACAGGACCTCGAAAAAATGGGGATTTAGATGGACCAAGAGAAGTGCATATCGTGCTTTTTGATCACAACCGAACAAGAATGCTTGCAAATAAAAATTATTATGAAGCCTTGCGCTGTATTCGTTGTGGTGCGTGTATGAACTTTTGTCCGGTATATGATAAAATAGGCGGACACACCTATCAAACCACTTATCCAGGACCAATTGGTGAAGTGATTAGCCCAAATCTTTTTGGTATAGATAAAACCGGCGATATTTTAAGCTTTTGCTCGCTTTGTGGGCGTTGTTCTGAAGTTTGTCCGGTAAAAATTCCACTCGCTAATCTCATACGCACATTAAGAAGCGATAAAGCAGGACAAGGCGAACAAAAGCTTTTAGGCGATGAAAATATGCACCATAACAAAGCCGAAGCTTTTGCAATGAGAAATTTCCAAATGGCAGCGACAAATGGTGGGCTTTGGCGTTTTTCTCTAGGCAACGCGCATTATTTTAACTGGGCGGTGCAAGGGCTTAAGAGTGCGTTGCCGGTGATTAAAAAATGGAGCGAATTTAAGGATTTGCCTTCCATAAAAGTCGATCTTTACAAAGAAGTTCAAAAGCTAGAAGGAGTAAGCTATGAGTGA
- a CDS encoding LutC/YkgG family protein — protein sequence MSENKNEISSRSKEAILNAVRQRNKIKDFERIQTSDPVVHIKRVGGEEAIDEMKRKMSDNKFIVEECEKHELETKINEIVALYGYEKFIYGTGLELDIDKIKASEKVCFDKEIENLRHEVFHSEFSVIHAKCGISSHGVVCVPSSPKQPRMLSLAPTLCIILLEKSKILNSLAEALNLVKSENEVLPNNILFIAGPSRTADIELITVFGVHGSQKVHLVLY from the coding sequence ATGAGTGAAAATAAAAATGAAATTTCAAGTCGTAGCAAAGAAGCGATCTTAAATGCCGTAAGACAAAGAAATAAAATAAAAGACTTTGAACGCATACAAACAAGCGATCCAGTCGTACATATCAAAAGAGTTGGTGGTGAAGAGGCGATAGATGAGATGAAACGCAAGATGAGTGATAACAAATTCATCGTCGAAGAGTGCGAAAAACACGAACTTGAAACAAAGATCAATGAAATCGTCGCTTTATATGGCTATGAAAAATTCATCTATGGCACAGGCTTAGAACTTGATATAGATAAAATCAAAGCCAGCGAAAAAGTATGTTTTGATAAAGAGATAGAAAATTTACGCCACGAGGTTTTTCACAGCGAATTTTCTGTCATTCACGCAAAATGTGGCATAAGCTCACACGGAGTTGTATGCGTGCCAAGCTCGCCAAAACAGCCTAGAATGCTTTCTTTAGCACCGACACTTTGTATCATTTTGCTTGAAAAAAGCAAGATTTTAAACTCACTAGCCGAAGCTTTAAATTTAGTAAAAAGCGAAAATGAAGTATTGCCAAATAATATTTTATTTATCGCTGGTCCTTCAAGAACAGCTGATATAGAGCTTATCACGGTTTTTGGCGTGCATGGCTCACAAAAAGTGCATTTGGTGCTATATTGA
- a CDS encoding OmpP1/FadL family transporter, translated as MAGGGGYNLALSIKPTSSTTISTTYRSKRALNMKGDLKALAKMGNTVGSASMNADLKLDADLPAIFNVALAQDFGRIRAEFVYERTFWSSADIFKFGYVNAQFKGIGGILSAFDSSYIAGMMNSADYNAVYYGQGWKDSNAYRLGLSYFGDDHTFMLSFAYDETPTPQGVFGIPDANAFMFGLGLRKRLSESVDVGLAYSLAVKDNRKSFIQSHDGWGELHLVTAGFKYLF; from the coding sequence ATGGCTGGGGGGGGGGGCTATAACCTTGCTTTGAGTATCAAGCCCACTTCAAGCACGACTATATCAACGACTTATCGCTCTAAACGAGCTTTGAATATGAAAGGTGATTTAAAAGCTCTTGCTAAAATGGGAAACACAGTCGGTTCAGCTTCTATGAATGCTGATTTAAAACTCGATGCAGATTTGCCAGCGATTTTTAATGTCGCTTTAGCTCAAGACTTTGGTAGGATTAGGGCTGAGTTCGTGTATGAACGCACTTTTTGGAGTAGTGCTGATATTTTTAAATTCGGCTATGTAAATGCTCAATTTAAGGGAATAGGAGGCATTTTAAGTGCTTTTGATAGTTCATATATAGCTGGTATGATGAATTCAGCTGATTATAATGCTGTATATTACGGACAAGGCTGGAAAGATAGCAATGCGTATCGTTTGGGTTTGAGCTATTTTGGCGATGATCATACTTTTATGCTTTCTTTTGCTTATGATGAGACGCCAACGCCTCAAGGTGTGTTTGGCATACCTGATGCAAATGCATTTATGTTTGGGCTTGGGTTAAGAAAAAGGTTGAGCGAAAGTGTCGATGTGGGTTTAGCGTATTCTTTAGCAGTAAAAGACAACAGAAAAAGCTTTATCCAATCACATGATGGCTGGGGTGAGCTACACCTTGTAACTGCTGGTTTTAAGTATCTTTTCTAA
- a CDS encoding OmpP1/FadL family transporter, translated as MNKHSKKIYFALSCVLCSNLAFASGYRLAEQSLNGTALNSAFVAGAYGADASYYNPANMAFGKDSDKFEFEFDATFIYVPGFDFTKVGGDVDQGVQMGSFPLSPAGSNETYGRANATKQFVPKFFFKSKAYELSEDTKLHYGLSLTTPQGLNMNWDKEGGGFMDDLSLAILDLNPVVSLTYQDFISVGVGASVLYSWGDFDNTLNVPFSVPNLASGTTNVTQTSSADGWGGGL; from the coding sequence ATGAATAAACATTCAAAAAAGATTTATTTTGCCCTCTCATGCGTTTTATGTTCGAATTTAGCTTTTGCTTCTGGGTATCGTTTAGCCGAGCAAAGCTTAAATGGCACGGCGTTAAACTCAGCCTTTGTAGCTGGGGCGTATGGGGCTGATGCGAGTTATTATAATCCTGCAAATATGGCTTTTGGTAAGGATAGTGATAAATTTGAATTTGAGTTTGATGCAACTTTTATCTATGTGCCGGGTTTTGATTTTACTAAGGTTGGTGGGGATGTTGATCAAGGAGTGCAAATGGGCAGTTTCCCACTCTCGCCTGCTGGTTCTAATGAAACTTATGGACGAGCAAATGCTACTAAACAATTTGTGCCAAAATTTTTCTTTAAAAGCAAGGCTTATGAACTCAGCGAGGATACAAAGCTTCATTATGGGCTTTCACTTACCACACCTCAAGGGCTCAATATGAATTGGGATAAAGAAGGTGGTGGCTTTATGGATGATTTAAGCCTTGCTATACTTGATTTAAATCCTGTTGTATCTTTGACTTATCAAGACTTTATCAGCGTGGGCGTGGGTGCGAGCGTGTTGTATTCTTGGGGAGATTTTGATAATACCTTAAATGTGCCTTTTTCTGTGCCAAATCTTGCAAGTGGCACAACAAATGTAACTCAAACTTCTAGTGCTGATGGCTGGGGGGGGGGGCTATAA